ATAGAATTAGAAAGATTGTTACTGGTACAGCTGCTAAACCAAGATTATCAGTATTTAGAAGTAACAAAGAGATTTATGCTCAATTAATAAATGATGTAGATGGAGTTACTTTAGCTTCAGCATCATCAAGAGATAAAGAAATTACAACAAGCACTAAAGCAGAAGCTGCTGCTGCAGTTGGAAAAGCTATCGCTGAAAAAGCTACTAAAGCAGGAGTAGATACTGTTGCTTTTGACCGTAACGGGTATTTATACCATGGTAGAGTAAAAGTATTAGCAGACGCTGCAAGAGAAGCTGGTTTAAAATTTTAAGAAATTATATTATGTTAGGATATAAAAACGTAGAAAGAGTAAAACCAAGCGGATTAGAGCTTGTTGATAAATTAGTAGGAGTACAACGTGTTACCAAAGTAACTAAAGGGGGTAGAGCATTTGGTTTCTCTGCAATCGTAGTTGTTGGAGACGGTAACGGTGTAATCGGACACGGATTAGGAAAGTCTAAAGATGTTTCTTCAGCAATTGCTAAGGCAGTAGAAGACGCTAAGAAGAACTTAGTTCGTATTCCAATCTTAAACGGAACATTACCTCACGAGCAAAAAGGTAAATTTGGTGGAGCAAAAGTATTCATCAAGCCTGCTTCAAATGGTACCGGAGTTATTGCTGGTGGTGCTGTACGTGCGGTATTAGAATCAGTAGGTGTAAAGGACGTATTATCAAAGTCTCAAGGATCATCTAACCCTCACAATGTAGTAAAAGCTACTTTTGATGCTTTATTACAATTACGTAGCGCTGAAACTATCGCTAGACAAAGAGGTATATCTTTAGAGAAAGTTTTTAACGGATAAAATTTAAGACGATGAGTAAAATTAGAGTTACACAAGTAAAAAGTCAAATCGGTCGCCTTAAAAACCAAAAGAGAACGTTAGAGGCGTTAGGATTACGTAAAATGAACCAAACTGTAGAGCACGAAGCAACTGCTACAATTTTGGGTATGGTAAATAAAGTTCAACACTTAGTTTCTGTAGAAGAAGTTAAATAAAACAAAATAGAATGAGTTTATTACATAACTTAAAGCCTGCAGAAGGAGCTAACAAGAACCAAGGGAAGCGTTTAGGACGTGGAGAAGGTTCTGGAAAAGCAACTACTGCTGGTAGAGGACATAAAGGAGCTAAATCTCGTTCTGGTTATTCTAGAAAGATTGGTTTTGAAGGAGGGCAAATGCCACTTCAAAGAAGAGTTCCTAAGTTTGGATTCACTAACATTAACCGTAAGGAGTATGTTGGAATCAACTTAGACAAGTTACAAACTTTAGTAGATAACGGAAGAATTAAAGATACAGTTAATTTAGAAGTTT
The sequence above is a segment of the Tenacibaculum sp. 190130A14a genome. Coding sequences within it:
- the rpmD gene encoding 50S ribosomal protein L30, with the translated sequence MSKIRVTQVKSQIGRLKNQKRTLEALGLRKMNQTVEHEATATILGMVNKVQHLVSVEEVK
- the rpsE gene encoding 30S ribosomal protein S5, which produces MLGYKNVERVKPSGLELVDKLVGVQRVTKVTKGGRAFGFSAIVVVGDGNGVIGHGLGKSKDVSSAIAKAVEDAKKNLVRIPILNGTLPHEQKGKFGGAKVFIKPASNGTGVIAGGAVRAVLESVGVKDVLSKSQGSSNPHNVVKATFDALLQLRSAETIARQRGISLEKVFNG
- the rplR gene encoding 50S ribosomal protein L18, with protein sequence MALSKLERRQRIKHRIRKIVTGTAAKPRLSVFRSNKEIYAQLINDVDGVTLASASSRDKEITTSTKAEAAAAVGKAIAEKATKAGVDTVAFDRNGYLYHGRVKVLADAAREAGLKF
- the rplO gene encoding 50S ribosomal protein L15 — its product is MSLLHNLKPAEGANKNQGKRLGRGEGSGKATTAGRGHKGAKSRSGYSRKIGFEGGQMPLQRRVPKFGFTNINRKEYVGINLDKLQTLVDNGRIKDTVNLEVLIENRLAGKNDLVKILGGGELKAKLNITVHKFTASAKAAIEAAGGEAVTL